A genomic segment from Manduca sexta isolate Smith_Timp_Sample1 chromosome 13, JHU_Msex_v1.0, whole genome shotgun sequence encodes:
- the LOC115449634 gene encoding transcription termination factor 2 isoform X1 — MMENSFFEYRDKTGVDSGSDSEVIDDSLVADNSLSAKKKDHTVFVPESDESLTDDESQSDEDIKRKSSKVKRQSNVSFARSRTSGESTASSSRQSRSHNEIVLSSDEEEQDSPELIPRRPPSTKKTILNTPILHKNKKRMLFDSDLDNSIVIEHNKNKKMSCLKNTPLKNDTSNQPVSDNYDMLSNDDDLMSNDNDDGNTDGITDDKDGDSSDDQPISNLKKDKDLNNYNTKELDDSDNHEVSVTSKADDDMKYSTDSDADSNVSKDDHDDDSNVSKADHDDDNHNDNRDKNDDHYDSNDVDSDGDEVPSDDEYASNRKAIIDSDDEVRGKSAKKPKGRKVIHSDDSDGIDEDQMVMSRATRMSIMGYIPKGNDSDESDFIQSDESHRKSRNSGSTNSLSELPDIDVGNKSPIRPVEPSDTSRLTCSPFTSPRKDITNEIVDSTETSPKEPSKPSGIDTLKNILHKRIDKVMVGVDNDDDVTIIDTVPEIIALSSDDDEVSIVQKSPRVKKSPKPKQEDVSPKKKDNTIRSYLVPPSYPNQGVVYVSKHVRENELRKLNSLKEDLHNVKNLLEQIDINTLPDGGVKYIERLTGLEAEVRRQGDKVANMVVEPENPTVDDVKNDGFEKGLTWDEIQKASNAVQPRMFGKQAMSTHMAERNLILERLRDLHESLASRPPESELAAAPAGVATRLMPHQLHALAWLRWRETQRPAGGILADDMGLGKTITMISLIVSDKEKNIDDDDSDDERPGKGGKLHSGGTLVVCPASLMQQWAGEVTRHCAPHALRVLLHHGPSRPTQPQRLAGYDLVVTTYNILQREDEKTGVLMRLRWRRVILDEAHIVRNHKAVTSLAVSALRARRRWCLTGTPVQNKDLDLFALIKFLRCTPFDDLTMWKKWIDNKSLGGQERLSTVMRCLLLRRTKQQLQQRGQLSCLPERDTHQRHVTLTKQEMNVYQKVLVFSKTLFAQFLHQRAEKNSDALGAMQPNKESDYNKMHKKMIALQGAKPVKSHEILVLLLRLRQVCCHCGLIAAMLDEEGAGEVEEDPAGKDLLAELNKLSLEDSAKKRRSGQNHEPEEEEGPEEGTTAAEAIRSVLSPNNPVFELDKPSSKIQAVMQCLNENVFVNKGHKAVVVSQWTSVLRLVERELVRVRVRCVTLSGAVPVPARPPLINAINDPNSDVRVMLLSLCAGGVGLNLCGANHLLLLDPHWNPQLEEQAQDRIYRVGQTKHVHIYRFMCVDTVEQAIRKLQQAKLDLADNILTGARHTNASKLTIEDLKMLFNMGPQ, encoded by the exons ATGATGGAGAATTCATTTTTTGAGTACCGTGATAAGACTGGCGTCGATAGTGGGTCTGATTCCGAAGTAATAGACGACAGTTTAGTAGCAGATAATTCACTTTCTGCCAAAAAGAAAGACCACACAGTATTTGTTCCTGAATCGGATGAATCTCTTACAGACG atgAATCTCAAAGTGATGAAGACATCAAAAGAAAATCATCCAAAGTTAAAAGACAAAGCAATGTGTCATTTGCAAGATCTAGAACAAGTG gTGAGAGTACAGCAAGTAGTAGCCGACAATCAAGGTCTCATAATGAGATAGTATTGAGCTCAGATGAAGAGG AACAAGACTCGCCAGAATTGATACCAAGACGTCCACCAAGCAccaagaaaacaatattaaacacgccaatacttcataaaaataagaaacgGATGCTTTTTGACTCTGACTTGGATAACTCTATAGTCAtagaacacaacaaaaacaagaaGATGTCTTGTTTGAAAAATACTCCATTAAAAAATGACACTAGCAACCAACCTGTTTCCGATAATTATGATATGTTAAgtaatgatgatgatttaatgtcaaatgataatgatgatggtaATACTGATGGTATTACAGATGATAAAGATGGTGACAGTAGTGATGATCAACCAATatcaaatttgaaaaaagataaggatttaaataattacaataccaAAGAACTTGATGATTCTGACAACCATGAAGTATCTGTTACTTCAAAAGCTGACGATGATATGAAATACTCTACTGACAGTGATGCTGATAGTAATGTAAGTAAAGACGATCACGATGATGATAGTAATGTTAGCAAAGCCGATCACGATGATGATAATCACAATGATAATCGTGATAAAAATGATGATCATTATGATAGTAATGACGTTGATAGTGATGGTGATGAAGTACCATCTGATGATGAATATGCAAGTAACAGAAAAGCAATCATTGATAGTGACGATGAAGTTCGAGGAAAATCGGCTAAGAAACCGAAAGGTCGCAAAGTGATCCACAGTGATGATAGTGATGGTATTGATGAAGACCAGATGGTAATGTCGCGAGCAACGCGCATGAGCATCATGGGCTATATACCTAAGGGTAATGACAGTGACGAATCGGATTTCATACAATCTGACGAA agtcATCGGAAATCGAGAAACAGTGGATCAACGAACAGCTTGTCAGAATTACCTGACATCGATGTTGGTAATAAATCGCCGATAAGACCCGTGGAACCTAGCGACACTTCCAGACTGACCTGTTCGCCATTCACCAGCCCCCGGAAAGATATTACCAATGAGATAGTGGATTCTACTGAAACCTCACCGAAAGAACCAAGCAAGCCCAGTGGGATTGACACTTTGAAGAATATCTTACACAAACGGATTGATAAAGTGATGGTCGGTGtggataatgatgatgatgtcaCAATCATCGACACGGTGCCTGAAATCATCGCGTTGAGCAGTGATGACGATGAG GTAAGCATAGTACAAAAGTCGCCGAGGGTGAAGAAATCTCCAAAACCGAAACAGGAAGACGTATCGCCGAAAAAGAAGGACAACACCATCAGGTCGTACCTGGTGCCGCCCAGCTACCCGAACCAGGGCGTTGTGTACGTGTCCAAACATGTCAGGGAGAACGAATTGCGCAAACTCAATAGCTTGAAGGAGGACCTGCATAATGTCAAA AACCTCCTGGAACAAATTGATATCAATACGCTCCCCGATGGCGGTGTGAAGTACATAGAGCGTCTCACGGGACTCGAGGCGGAGGTTCGACGCCAGGGAGACAAGGTCGCCAATATGGTCGTAGAGCCAG agAACCCAACTGTCGACGATGTTAAGAACGATGGCTTCGAAAAGGGTCTCACTTGGGACGAAATACAGAAAGCCAGTAATGCGGTGCAACCCAGGATGTTCGGCAAACAAG CGATGTCGACTCACATGGCCGAGCGGAACCTGATCCTGGAGCGGCTGCGCGACCTGCACGAGTCCCTGGCGTCGCGGCCGCCGGAGTCGGAGCTGGCGGCGGCACCGGCGGGCGTGGCCACGCGCCTCATGCCGCATCAGCTGCACGCGCTGGCCTGGCTGCGCTGGCGGGAGACGCAGCGCCCCGCCGGCGGCATACTCG CGGACGACATGGGTCTCGGCAAAACGATAACAATGATATCGCTGATAGTGAGCGACAAGGAGAAGAACATAGATGATGATGACTCCGACGACGAGCGACCTGGGAAAGGGGGCAAGT TGCATTCCGGAGGCACGCTGGTCGTCTGCCCAGCATCCCTGATGCAGCAGTGGGCCGGGGAAGTGACCCGGCACTGCGCCCCGCATGCCTTGCGCGTGTTGTTGCACCACGGACCTTCGAGACCCACGCAGCCGCAGCGACTCGCCGGGTACGACCTCGTCGTCACCACGTATAACATACTGCAGAGGGAGGATGAGAAG ACGGGTGTGCTGATGCGCCTGCGCTGGCGGCGCGTGATCCTGGACGAGGCGCACATCGTGCGCAACCACAAGGCGGTGACGTCGCTGGCGGTGTCGGCgctgcgcgcgcggcggcgctggTGCCTGACGGGCACGCCCGTGCAGAACAAGGACCTCGACCTCTTCGCGCTCATCAAGTTCCTCAGGTGCACGCCCTTCGACGACCTTACG atGTGGAAGAAATGGATCGATAACAAGAGCTTGGGCGGGCAGGAGCGGCTGAGCACGGTGATGCGGTGCCTGCTCCTGCGCAGGACCAAACAGCAGCTGCAGCAGCGAGGACAGTTGTcgtgtctgcctgaacgtgacACCCACCAGCGACACGTCACGCTCACCAAGCAGGAGATGAACGTCTACCAAAAG GTGTTAGTGTTCTCCAAGACGCTGTTCGCTCAGTTTCTCCACCAGCGCGCGGAGAAGAACTCGGACGCACTCGGCGCCATGCAGCCCAACAAGGAGAGCGACTACAACAAGATGCATAAGAAAATGATCGCTTTGCAAG GTGCCAAACCAGTAAAATCCCACGAGATCCTGGTGCTCCTGTTACGTCTGCGGCAAGTGTGCTGCCACTGTGGACTCATAGCGGCCATGCTCGACGAGGAGGGCGCCGGCGAGGTGGAGGAGGACCCTGCAGGGAAGGACCTCCTCGCCGAACTGAACAAGCTATCACTCGAGGACTCCGCCAAGAAGAGAAGG AGTGGTCAAAATCACGAGCCTGAGGAAGAGGAGGGACCTGAGGAGGGCACCACGGCAGCCGAGGCGATCAGATCCGTGCTGTCGCCAAACAACCCGGTGTTCGAGCTGGACAAGCCCTCGTCCAAGATACAGGCTGTCATGCAGTGCCTTAATGAGAACGTGTTTGTTAACAAAG GACACAAGGCGGTGGTGGTGTCGCAGTGGACGTCGGTGCTGCGGCTGGTGGAGCGCGAGctggtgcgcgtgcgcgtgcggtgCGTGACGCTGAGCGGCGCCGTGCCCGTGCCCGCGCGCCCGCCGCTCATCAACGCCATCAACGATCCCAACTCCGATGTTAGG GTGATGCTACTATCCTTATGCGCGGGCGGTGTCGGTTTGAATCTGTGCGGGGCAAACCACCTGTTGTTACTGGACCCCCATTGGAACCCACAGCTGGAGGAGCAGGCGCAGGACCGCATCTACCGCGTGGGACAAACCAAGCACGTGCACATATACAG GTTCATGTGCGTGGACACAGTAGAGCAGGCCATCCGCAAGCTGCAGCAGGCCAAGCTGGACCTGGCAGACAACATCCTCACCGGCGCGCGGCACACCAACGCCTCCAAACTCACCATCGAGGACCTCAAGATGCTGTTCAATATGGGACCTCAGTAG
- the LOC115449634 gene encoding transcription termination factor 2 isoform X2, which yields MPRSPNTSVSIVQKSPRVKKSPKPKQEDVSPKKKDNTIRSYLVPPSYPNQGVVYVSKHVRENELRKLNSLKEDLHNVKNLLEQIDINTLPDGGVKYIERLTGLEAEVRRQGDKVANMVVEPENPTVDDVKNDGFEKGLTWDEIQKASNAVQPRMFGKQAMSTHMAERNLILERLRDLHESLASRPPESELAAAPAGVATRLMPHQLHALAWLRWRETQRPAGGILADDMGLGKTITMISLIVSDKEKNIDDDDSDDERPGKGGKLHSGGTLVVCPASLMQQWAGEVTRHCAPHALRVLLHHGPSRPTQPQRLAGYDLVVTTYNILQREDEKTGVLMRLRWRRVILDEAHIVRNHKAVTSLAVSALRARRRWCLTGTPVQNKDLDLFALIKFLRCTPFDDLTMWKKWIDNKSLGGQERLSTVMRCLLLRRTKQQLQQRGQLSCLPERDTHQRHVTLTKQEMNVYQKVLVFSKTLFAQFLHQRAEKNSDALGAMQPNKESDYNKMHKKMIALQGAKPVKSHEILVLLLRLRQVCCHCGLIAAMLDEEGAGEVEEDPAGKDLLAELNKLSLEDSAKKRRSGQNHEPEEEEGPEEGTTAAEAIRSVLSPNNPVFELDKPSSKIQAVMQCLNENVFVNKGHKAVVVSQWTSVLRLVERELVRVRVRCVTLSGAVPVPARPPLINAINDPNSDVRVMLLSLCAGGVGLNLCGANHLLLLDPHWNPQLEEQAQDRIYRVGQTKHVHIYRFMCVDTVEQAIRKLQQAKLDLADNILTGARHTNASKLTIEDLKMLFNMGPQ from the exons ATGCCTCGAAGCCCGAATACCAGT GTAAGCATAGTACAAAAGTCGCCGAGGGTGAAGAAATCTCCAAAACCGAAACAGGAAGACGTATCGCCGAAAAAGAAGGACAACACCATCAGGTCGTACCTGGTGCCGCCCAGCTACCCGAACCAGGGCGTTGTGTACGTGTCCAAACATGTCAGGGAGAACGAATTGCGCAAACTCAATAGCTTGAAGGAGGACCTGCATAATGTCAAA AACCTCCTGGAACAAATTGATATCAATACGCTCCCCGATGGCGGTGTGAAGTACATAGAGCGTCTCACGGGACTCGAGGCGGAGGTTCGACGCCAGGGAGACAAGGTCGCCAATATGGTCGTAGAGCCAG agAACCCAACTGTCGACGATGTTAAGAACGATGGCTTCGAAAAGGGTCTCACTTGGGACGAAATACAGAAAGCCAGTAATGCGGTGCAACCCAGGATGTTCGGCAAACAAG CGATGTCGACTCACATGGCCGAGCGGAACCTGATCCTGGAGCGGCTGCGCGACCTGCACGAGTCCCTGGCGTCGCGGCCGCCGGAGTCGGAGCTGGCGGCGGCACCGGCGGGCGTGGCCACGCGCCTCATGCCGCATCAGCTGCACGCGCTGGCCTGGCTGCGCTGGCGGGAGACGCAGCGCCCCGCCGGCGGCATACTCG CGGACGACATGGGTCTCGGCAAAACGATAACAATGATATCGCTGATAGTGAGCGACAAGGAGAAGAACATAGATGATGATGACTCCGACGACGAGCGACCTGGGAAAGGGGGCAAGT TGCATTCCGGAGGCACGCTGGTCGTCTGCCCAGCATCCCTGATGCAGCAGTGGGCCGGGGAAGTGACCCGGCACTGCGCCCCGCATGCCTTGCGCGTGTTGTTGCACCACGGACCTTCGAGACCCACGCAGCCGCAGCGACTCGCCGGGTACGACCTCGTCGTCACCACGTATAACATACTGCAGAGGGAGGATGAGAAG ACGGGTGTGCTGATGCGCCTGCGCTGGCGGCGCGTGATCCTGGACGAGGCGCACATCGTGCGCAACCACAAGGCGGTGACGTCGCTGGCGGTGTCGGCgctgcgcgcgcggcggcgctggTGCCTGACGGGCACGCCCGTGCAGAACAAGGACCTCGACCTCTTCGCGCTCATCAAGTTCCTCAGGTGCACGCCCTTCGACGACCTTACG atGTGGAAGAAATGGATCGATAACAAGAGCTTGGGCGGGCAGGAGCGGCTGAGCACGGTGATGCGGTGCCTGCTCCTGCGCAGGACCAAACAGCAGCTGCAGCAGCGAGGACAGTTGTcgtgtctgcctgaacgtgacACCCACCAGCGACACGTCACGCTCACCAAGCAGGAGATGAACGTCTACCAAAAG GTGTTAGTGTTCTCCAAGACGCTGTTCGCTCAGTTTCTCCACCAGCGCGCGGAGAAGAACTCGGACGCACTCGGCGCCATGCAGCCCAACAAGGAGAGCGACTACAACAAGATGCATAAGAAAATGATCGCTTTGCAAG GTGCCAAACCAGTAAAATCCCACGAGATCCTGGTGCTCCTGTTACGTCTGCGGCAAGTGTGCTGCCACTGTGGACTCATAGCGGCCATGCTCGACGAGGAGGGCGCCGGCGAGGTGGAGGAGGACCCTGCAGGGAAGGACCTCCTCGCCGAACTGAACAAGCTATCACTCGAGGACTCCGCCAAGAAGAGAAGG AGTGGTCAAAATCACGAGCCTGAGGAAGAGGAGGGACCTGAGGAGGGCACCACGGCAGCCGAGGCGATCAGATCCGTGCTGTCGCCAAACAACCCGGTGTTCGAGCTGGACAAGCCCTCGTCCAAGATACAGGCTGTCATGCAGTGCCTTAATGAGAACGTGTTTGTTAACAAAG GACACAAGGCGGTGGTGGTGTCGCAGTGGACGTCGGTGCTGCGGCTGGTGGAGCGCGAGctggtgcgcgtgcgcgtgcggtgCGTGACGCTGAGCGGCGCCGTGCCCGTGCCCGCGCGCCCGCCGCTCATCAACGCCATCAACGATCCCAACTCCGATGTTAGG GTGATGCTACTATCCTTATGCGCGGGCGGTGTCGGTTTGAATCTGTGCGGGGCAAACCACCTGTTGTTACTGGACCCCCATTGGAACCCACAGCTGGAGGAGCAGGCGCAGGACCGCATCTACCGCGTGGGACAAACCAAGCACGTGCACATATACAG GTTCATGTGCGTGGACACAGTAGAGCAGGCCATCCGCAAGCTGCAGCAGGCCAAGCTGGACCTGGCAGACAACATCCTCACCGGCGCGCGGCACACCAACGCCTCCAAACTCACCATCGAGGACCTCAAGATGCTGTTCAATATGGGACCTCAGTAG
- the LOC119189146 gene encoding LOW QUALITY PROTEIN: transcription termination factor 2-like (The sequence of the model RefSeq protein was modified relative to this genomic sequence to represent the inferred CDS: inserted 1 base in 1 codon), producing MPRSPNTSLSIVQKSPRVKKSPKPKQEDVSPKKKDNTIRSYLVPPSYPNQGVVYVSKHVRENELRKLNSLKEDLHNVKNLLEQIDINTLPDGGVKYIERLTGLEAEVRRQGDKVANMIVEPENPTVDDVKNDGFEKGLTWDEIQKASNAVQPRMFGKQAMSTHMAERNLILERLRDLHESLASRPPESELAAAPAGVATRLMPHQLHALAWLRWRETQRPAGGILADDMGLGKTITMISLIVSDKEKNIDDDDSDDERPGKGGKLHSGGTLVVCPASLMQQWAGEVTRHCAPHALRVLLHHGPSRPTQPQRLAGYDLVVTTYNILQREDEKTGVLMRLRWRRVILDEAHIVRNHKAATSLAVSALRARRRWCLTGTPVQNKDLDLFALIKFLRCTPFDDLTMWKKWIDNKSLGGQERLSTVMRCLLLRRTKQQLQQRGQLSCLPERDTHQRHVTLTKQEMNVYQKVLVFSKTLFAQFLHQRAEKNSDALGVIQPDKESDYNKMHKKMIALQGAKPVKSHEILVLLLRLRQVCCHCGLIAAMLDEEGAGEVEEDPAGKDLLAELNKLSLEDSAKKRRSGQNHEPEEEEGPEEGTTAAEAIRSVLSPNNPVFELDKPSSKIQAVMQCLNENVFVNKGHKAVVVSQWTSVLRLVERELVRVRVRCVTLSGAVPVPARPPLINAINDPNSDVRVMLLSLCAGGVGLNLCGANHLLLLXPHWNPQLEEQAQDRIYRVGQTKHVHIYRFMCVDTVEQAIRKLQQAKLDLADNILTGARHTNASKLTIEDLKMLFNMGPQ from the exons AACCTCCTGGAACAAATTGACATCAATACGCTACCCGATGGCGGTGTGAAGTACATAGAGCGTCTCACGGGACTCGAGGCGGAGGTTCGACGCCAGGGAGACAAGGTCGCCAATATGATCGTAGAGCCAG agAACCCAACTGTCGACGATGTTAAGAACGATGGCTTCGAAAAGGGTCTCACTTGGGACGAAATACAGAAAGCCAGTAATGCGGTGCAACCCAGGATGTTCGGCAAACAAG CGATGTCGACTCACATGGCCGAGCGGAACCTGATCCTGGAGCGGCTGCGCGACCTGCACGAGTCCCTGGCGTCGCGGCCGCCGGAGTCGGAGCtggcggcggcgccggcgggCGTGGCCACGCGCCTCATGCCGCACCAGCTGCACGCGCTGGCCTGGCTGCGCTGGCGCGAGACGCAGCGCCCCGCCGGCGGCATACTCG CGGACGACATGGGTCTCGGCAAAACGATAACAATGATATCGCTGATAGTGAGCGACAAGGAGAAGAACATAGACGATGATGACTCCGACGACGAGCGACCTGGGAAAGGGGGCAAGT TGCATTCCGGAGGCACGCTGGTCGTCTGCCCAGCATCCCTGATGCAGCAGTGGGCCGGGGAAGTGACCCGGCACTGCGCCCCGCATGCCCTGCGCGTGTTGTTGCACCACGGACCTTCGAGACCCACGCAGCCGCAGCGACTCGCCGGGTACGACCTCGTCGTCACCACGTATAACATACTGCAGAGGGAGGATGAGAAG ACGGGCGTGCTGATGCGCCTGCGCTGGCGGCGCGTGATCCTGGACGAGGCGCACATCGTGCGCAACCACAAGGCGGCGACGTCGCTGGCGGTGTCGGCgctgcgcgcgcggcggcgctggTGCCTGACGGGCACGCCCGTGCAGAACAAGGACCTCGACCTCTTCGCGCTCATCAAGTTCCTCCGGTGCACGCCCTTCGACGACCTTACG aTGTGGAAGAAATGGATCGATAATAAGAGCTTGGGCGGGCAGGAGCGGCTGAGTACCGTGATGCGGTGCCTGCTCCTGCGCAGGACCAAGCAGCAGCTGCAGCAGCGAGGACAGTTGTcgtgtctgcctgaacgtgacACCCACCAGCGACACGTCACGCTCACCAAGCAGGAAATGAACGTCTACCAAAAG GTGTTGGTGTTCTCCAAGACGCTGTTCGCTCAGTTTCTTCACCAGCGCGCGGAGAAGAACTCGGATGCGCTCGGCGTCATTCAGCCCGACAAGGAGAGCGACTACAACAAGATGCACAAGAAAATGATCGCCTTGCAAG GTGCCAAACCAGTAAAATCCCACGAGATCCTGGTACTCCTGTTACGTCTGCGGCAAGTTTGCTGCCACTGTGGACTCATAGCGGCCATGCTCGACGAGGAGGGCGCCGGCGAGGTGGAGGAGGACCCTGCAGGGAAGGACCTCCTCGCCGAACTGAACAAGCTATCACTCGAGGACTCCGCCAAGAAGAGAAGG AGTGGTCAAAATCACGAGCCTGAGGAAGAGGAGGGACCTGAGGAGGGCACCACGGCAGCCGAGGCGATCAGATCCGTGCTGTCGCCAAACAACCCGGTGTTCGAGCTGGACAAGCCCTCGTCCAAGATACAGGCTGTCATGCAGTGCCTTAATGAGAACGTGTTTGTTAACAAAG GTCACAAGGCGGTGGTGGTGTCGCAGTGGACGTCGGTGCTGCGGCTGGTGGAGCGCGAGctggtgcgcgtgcgcgtgcggtgCGTGACGCTGAGCGGCGCCGTGCCCGTGCCCGCGCGCCCGCCGCTCATCAACGCCATCAACGATCCCAACTCCGATGTTAGG GTGATGCTACTATCCTTATGCGCGGGCGGTGTCGGTTTGAATCTGTGCGGGGCAAACCACCTGTTGTTAC GACCCCATTGGAACCCACAGCTGGAGGAGCAGGCGCAGGACCGCATCTACCGCGTGGGACAAACCAAGCACGTGCACATATACAG GTTCATGTGCGTGGACACAGTGGAGCAGGCCATCCGCAAGCTGCAGCAGGCCAAGCTGGACCTGGCAGACAACATCCTCACCGGCGCGCGGCACACCAACGCCTCCAAACTCACCATCGAGGACCTCAAGATGCTGTTCAATATGGGACCTCAGTAG